The Mytilus trossulus isolate FHL-02 unplaced genomic scaffold, PNRI_Mtr1.1.1.hap1 h1tg000070l__unscaffolded, whole genome shotgun sequence genome window below encodes:
- the LOC134699560 gene encoding E3 SUMO-protein ligase ZNF451-like: protein MKQQQTKNQKLKKGMKIKTLISKLETTWRCHEPYINVYQQSKNSKPSYTTSSAADFIPVSALGGEEQNVNSGKNSEKKENNLRNIQPNRSNVSVVEISDEENSVLHISDHDLSSTDNSNDASNTIDQSVRPKDHVRCPVLNCNGIFDSTELFDRHMNNFEHSPMDPWGEHSENKDISSDIVMCPECGKVFEQREACLHHIKDKKHVYPLTPLPVHGYLCRSCLMLFPTDEECVSHITTLNHNSTAFPFSDDMKGMFTRLTGIPVSKKLVEDYYKKCMSADFHIVCFDCEIPINGHRELQQHLDETRLGHSFMALTEMTLMDIFTGYLYTHKCSTCHAAVENPKINGGFHSCNKEIAGKIVTDGCNSFKALVLGHCVRLEQDNITEDEIRISEASNRAMELDLQNVRTNMTKLQKCEKVMASNKVAYSCVNPGPSNNLSYSCEKPGLSNNSKSFKRKSDDKFTNQSKNNEIEDEYKSNKHSKRIKKNEYSGETETSFRMDLALSDYSSIIDPAYLKTMTNILFLDLDNWGGFFPKLPYRLPERFFVWAFYGGNTRWNEPYQCAAYQYQVRENLFYLHDRCGTRRDATDFAICLTKEQSVYEAKKVQCTGGGKMTGKAKKYR from the exons ATGTTTACCAGCAGTCAAAGAATTCAAAACCATCTTATACAACATCTAGTGCAGCAGATTTTATTCCAGTCTCTGCATTGGGAGGAGAAGAACAAAATGTTAACTCTggaaaaaattctgaaaaaaaagaaaataatttgagGAACATTCAACCAAATAGATCAAACGTTTCTGTAGTTGAGATTTCAGATGAAGAAAACAGTGTTCTACATATTAGTGACCATGATTTGTCTTCAACTGATAATTCAAATGATGCATCAAATACCATTGACCAATCAGTGAGGCCAAAAGATCATGTCAGGTGTCCTGTTCTGAATTGTAATGGTATATTTGATTCCACAGAATTGTTTGATAGACACATGAATAACTTTGAACATTCTCCAATGGATCCATGGGGTGAACACAGTGAAAATAAAGATATCTCAAGTGACATTGTGATGTGTCCTGAATGTGGAAAAGTATTTGAG CAAAGAGAAGCCTGTTTACACCATATAAAAGATAAGAAGCATGTTTATCCACTGACTCCCCTACCAGTACATGGATACCTCTGTCGGTCATGCCTCATGTTGTTCCCTACAGATGAAGAATGTGTATCTCACATAACTACTCTCAATCATAACTCTACAGCTTTTCCATTTTCTG ATGACATGAAAGGCATGTTTACTAGACTTACAGGAATACCAGTTTCAAAGAAATTAGTAGaagattattataaaaaatgtatgtcgGCTGATTTCCATATAGTTTGTTTTGATTGTGAAATACCTATTAATGGACACAGAGAACTGCAGCAGCACTTGGATGAAACTAGACTTGGGCACAGTTTTATGGCACTAACTGAAATGACACTG ATGGATATTTTTACTGGTTATTTATATACTCACAAATGTTCAACATGTCATGCAGCTGTGGAAAATCCCAAAATAAATGGTGGATTTCATAGTTGTAATAAAGAAATAGCAGGGAAAATTGTAACTGATGGTTGTAACTCATTCAAAGCCTTGGTGCTGGGTCATTGTGTTAGGTTAGAACAGGATAATATCACCGAAGATGAAATTAGAATAAGTGAGGCATCAAACAGAGCAATGGAATTGGACCTTCAAAATGTTAGAACTAACATGACTAAGTTGCAGAAATGTGAAAAAGTTATGGCATCTAATAAAGTGGCATATTCATGTGTAAACCCTGGACCTTCTAACAATCTTTCTTATTCATGTGAAAAACCTGGACTCTCCAATAATTCAAAGTCTTTTAAACGAAAATCTGATGACAAGTTTACAAATCAGtccaaaaataatgaaattgaagatgaatataaatcaaataagcATTccaaaagaataaagaaaaatgaatattCTGGTGAAACAGAGACATCATTTAGAATGGATTTGGCTCTTAGTGATTACAGCAGTATAATTGATCCTGCCTACCTAAAAACAATGACCAATATCCTATTTTTAGATTTAGACAATTGGGGAGGTTTTTTCCCAAAGTTACCATACAGATTACCTGAACGATTCTTTGTGTGGGCTTTTTATGGAGGTAACACACGGTGGAATGAGCCATATCA gTGTGCAGCTTATCAATATCAAGTACGTGAAAATCTTTTCTATCTTCATGATCGTTGTGGAACAAGAAGAGACGCTACAGACTTTGCCATATGTTTAACG AAAGAGCAATCAGTTTACGAGGCAAAGAAAGTACAGTGTACGGGAGGTGGCAAGATGACAGGGAAAGCAAAGAAATATAGATAA